Proteins encoded by one window of Seriola aureovittata isolate HTS-2021-v1 ecotype China chromosome 4, ASM2101889v1, whole genome shotgun sequence:
- the LOC130167936 gene encoding uncharacterized protein LOC130167936 isoform X1 has product MASRQLVAFGFVLLCVRLSDARVLGRREPTSRGVEAQRPAQVEARPTAEPEREHSRESAQPAGGLQVKVYPELEPLSWRFPQAPVDQVKKPPVRFERRRPETWNRVAVRCGESGLQVEVSQDLLGLGRLVEPEHITLGGCSATEVDDLSHVIVFESELHGCNSTLVMTENTFIYAFSLVYAPPVSSRSPITRSQRAAVGVECHYPR; this is encoded by the exons aTGGCGTCCAGGCAGCTTGTGGCGTTCGGCTTTGTGCTTCTCTGTGTGCGGCTTAGTGACGCTCGAGTCCTCGGCAGGAGAGAGCCAACCAGCCGGGGGGTGGAGGCGCAGAGGCCTGCACAGGTGGAGGCGAGGCCAACAGCAGAACCTGAGAGAGAGCACTCCAGGGAGTCTGCTCAGCCGGCCGGGGGACTCCAGGTGAAGGTCTACCCGGAGCTGGAACCGCTCTCCTGGAGGTTTCCACAAGCTCCAGTGGATCAGGTGAAGAAGCCTCCGGTCCGGTTTGAGCGGCGGCGGCCGGAGACGTGGAACCGTGTTGCTGTGAGGTGTGGGGAGAGCGGCCTCCAGGTGGAAGTGAGTCAGGACCTGCTGGGCCTCGGCCGGCTGGTGGAACCGGAGCACATCACACTCGGTGGTTGTTCAGCCACCGAGGTCGACGACCTGTCCCACGTGATCGTCTTTGAGTCTGAGCTGCACGGCTGCAACAGCACGCTGGTG atgACGGAGAACACCTTCATCTACGCCTTCTCGCTGGTGTACGCCCCCCCAGTGTCGAGCCGGAGCCCCATCACACGGAGCCAGAGAGCGGCGGTCGGGGTGGAGTGTCACTATCCGAGGTGA
- the LOC130167936 gene encoding zona pellucida sperm-binding protein 3-like isoform X2 — protein MQSFILYRREPTSRGVEAQRPAQVEARPTAEPEREHSRESAQPAGGLQVKVYPELEPLSWRFPQAPVDQVKKPPVRFERRRPETWNRVAVRCGESGLQVEVSQDLLGLGRLVEPEHITLGGCSATEVDDLSHVIVFESELHGCNSTLVMTENTFIYAFSLVYAPPVSSRSPITRSQRAAVGVECHYPR, from the exons ATGCAGAGTTTCATCCTGTACAG GAGAGAGCCAACCAGCCGGGGGGTGGAGGCGCAGAGGCCTGCACAGGTGGAGGCGAGGCCAACAGCAGAACCTGAGAGAGAGCACTCCAGGGAGTCTGCTCAGCCGGCCGGGGGACTCCAGGTGAAGGTCTACCCGGAGCTGGAACCGCTCTCCTGGAGGTTTCCACAAGCTCCAGTGGATCAGGTGAAGAAGCCTCCGGTCCGGTTTGAGCGGCGGCGGCCGGAGACGTGGAACCGTGTTGCTGTGAGGTGTGGGGAGAGCGGCCTCCAGGTGGAAGTGAGTCAGGACCTGCTGGGCCTCGGCCGGCTGGTGGAACCGGAGCACATCACACTCGGTGGTTGTTCAGCCACCGAGGTCGACGACCTGTCCCACGTGATCGTCTTTGAGTCTGAGCTGCACGGCTGCAACAGCACGCTGGTG atgACGGAGAACACCTTCATCTACGCCTTCTCGCTGGTGTACGCCCCCCCAGTGTCGAGCCGGAGCCCCATCACACGGAGCCAGAGAGCGGCGGTCGGGGTGGAGTGTCACTATCCGAGGTGA
- the LOC130167934 gene encoding aldehyde dehydrogenase, dimeric NADP-preferring-like, with amino-acid sequence MERQAVQRAREAFLSGRARPLEFRLQQLHALQRMITEKETEISTALKQDINRSQYDTPLLELIGIENEIKLATEKLAEWAAPRHVERNLLTISDEVYIQPEPLGVVLIIGAWNYPWALTLLPLVGAIAAGNAAVVKPSELSEYSSLLLRALLPRYLDKELYPVVTGGASETQELLRQRFDHVFYTGSSSVGKLVMEAAARHLTPVTLELGGKSPCYIDRNCDIRTACRRITWGKFVNCGQTCIAPDFILCEPSIQGQVVDRIRQTLLEFYGADPKCSPDYGRVVNQRHFNRVMSLMEGYTPVVGGQSDASQCYIAPTVLKDVPPHSRLMQEEIFGPLLPIVTVSDMDDAIRFINEREKPLALYIFCSDKKAVKRMIEETTSGGVTVNDVMMHYTLSSLPFGGVGQSGMGRYHGKHTFDQLSHQRACLVRSLGMESVNLARYPPQDRRRARRARMALKSPLIDTSKRTFIWAVIATVIGFGLFITLLVILLIAAGLNCTCWYWRGFYN; translated from the exons ATGGAGAGGCAGGCGGTGCAGCGGGCCAGGGAGGCCTTCCTGAGCGGCCGCGCTCGGCCTCTGGAgttcaggctgcagcagcttcacgCTCTGCAGAGGATGATCACTGAGAAGGAGACTGAGATTTCCACCGCTCTCAAACAGGACATCAACAGG AGTCAGTACGACACGCCGCTGCTGGAGCTGATCGGCATCGAGAACGAGATCAAGCTGGCCACGGAGAAGCTGGCGGAGTGGGCGGCTCCTCGCCACGTGGAGAGGAACCTCCTCACCATCTCAGACGAGGTCTATATTCAGCCCGAGCCCCTGGGGGTGGTGCTCATCATCGGGGCCTGGAACTACCCCTGGGCCCTCACCCTCCTGCCCCTGGTCGGAGCTATCGCTGCAG gGAACGCAGCTGTGGTGAAGCCGTCGGAGCTCAGCGAGtactcctccctcctgctgcggGCGCTGCTGCCTCGGTATCTGGACAAG GAGCTGTATCCGGTGGTGACGGGCGGAGCTTCAGAGACGCAGGAGCTGCTGAGGCAGAGGTTCGACCACGTCTTCTACACAGGAAGCAGCTCGGTCGGCAAACTGGTGATGGAGGCCGCAGCTCGCCACCTCACCCCCGTCACCCTGGAGCTGGGCGGGAAGAGTCCCTGCTACATCGACAGGAACTGTGACATCAGAACCGCCTGCCg TCGGATCACCTGGGGGAAGTTTGTGAACTGTGGTCAGACGTGCATCGCTCCGGACTTCATCCTGTGTGAACCGTCCATCCAGGGACAAGTGGTGGACCGGATCCGACAGACTCTACTG GAGTTTTACGGTGCGGATCCTAAATGCTCCCCGGACTACGGCCGAGTCGTCAACCAGCGTCACTTCAACAGAGTCATGAGTCTGATGGAGGGGTACACTCCTGTGGTGGGGGGCCAGAGTGACGCCTCCCAGTGCTACATTG cCCCCACAGTGCTGAAGGACGTGCCCCCCCACTCCAGACTGATGCAGGAGGAGATCTTCGGCCCCCTGCTGCCCATCGTGACCGTGAGCGACATGGACGACGCCATTCGCTTCATCAACGAGAGAGAGAAACCTCTGGCCCTGTACATCTTCTGCTCTGACAAGAAG gctGTGAAGAGGATGATAGAGGAGACCACAAGTGGAGGAGTGACGGTCAACGACGTGATGATGCACTACACGCTCAGCTCTCTGCCGTTTGGTGGCGTTG GTCAGAGTGGTATGGGCCGTTACCATGGCAAACACACCTTTGATCAGCTGAGCCACCAGAGGGCGTGTCTGGTCCGCTCTCTGGGCATGGAGAGCGTGAACCTGGCTCGGTACCCTCCTCAGGACCGCCGGCGGGCGCGCAGGGCGAGGATGGCCCTGAAGTCGCCCCTGATCGACACGTCAAAGAGGACGTTCATCTGGGCCGTCATCGCCACCGTCATCGGCTTCGGCCTCTTCATCACGCTCCTCGTCATCCTGCTCATCGCTGCCGGTCTCAACTGCACCTGCTGGTACTGGAGAGGCTTCTATAACTAG